The genome window CCTGCCCGCGCCGCTGTCGGCCAGCAGCGGCCTGAACGCGGTCGCGCACTGTGTCGAGGCGCTGTACGCGGCGGACGGGAACCCCGTGGTGTCGCTCATGGCCGAGGAGGCGATCGGCGCCCTGGCGCGCGGGCTGCCCGAGGTGCTGCGCGATCCCGGCGCGCTGCCGGGGCGCGAGCGTTGCCTGTACGGCGCCTGGCTCGCGGGCATGGCGCTCAACGTGGTGTCGATGGCCTTGCATCACAAGCTGTGCCACGTGCTGGGAGGCAGCCTGAACCTTCCCCATGCCCAGACCCATGCCATCGTGCTGCCCTATGCGGCCGCCTACAACGCGCCGGCCGCTCCTGAAGCCATGGCGGCGATCCGCCGCGCGCTGGGCGCGCAGGACGCGGCCGCCGGCCTGTATGCGCTGGGCCGGGCGCTGGGGGTACCCAAGGGGCTCAGGGAACTGGGGGTGCGGGCGTCGCAGCTGGACCGGGTCGCGGACCTGGCGGCCAGCCAGCCCTATCCGAACCCGCGTCCGCTGGAGCGGACCGCGATCCGGGAACTGCTGCAGCAGGCCTACGAAGGCGACGCGCCGTTAGCGGCGCAGTGAACGCGCCGGGCGGCGGTCATTCCGTCACGGGATGCACCGTCAGCCTGCGGTACTTGCTCATCAACTGGTCCCGGTCTTCCGGCCATTCGGGATTC of Pigmentiphaga sp. H8 contains these proteins:
- a CDS encoding maleylacetate reductase, with protein sequence MQGRRNPSEGIAAFIYRSAPARVVFGEGSLRHLGRELEMLRMKRPLILCTPEQADDARAVAAALGDAQPSVFAEAVMHVPVAVVGAAVARARESDADGLVALGGGSATGLAKAMARELPLRILAIPTTYAGSEMTSIYGLTDGGEKRTGRDDRVLPATVLYDPALTLSLPAPLSASSGLNAVAHCVEALYAADGNPVVSLMAEEAIGALARGLPEVLRDPGALPGRERCLYGAWLAGMALNVVSMALHHKLCHVLGGSLNLPHAQTHAIVLPYAAAYNAPAAPEAMAAIRRALGAQDAAAGLYALGRALGVPKGLRELGVRASQLDRVADLAASQPYPNPRPLERTAIRELLQQAYEGDAPLAAQ